The following proteins are co-located in the Triticum aestivum cultivar Chinese Spring chromosome 1A, IWGSC CS RefSeq v2.1, whole genome shotgun sequence genome:
- the LOC123181284 gene encoding uncharacterized protein has protein sequence MEAVEPAVVVSCECCGLEEECTGEYIGGVRACFGGRWLCGLCSEAVKYEAGRSKRTVAMGVEEAVRAHMAFCGMFRRGGPAERVAEGMCRMLRRTACEKNRTTSSSSSRPTALATVASASGHHRASVAPISI, from the coding sequence ATGGAGGCTGTAGAGCCAGCGGTGGTGGTGAGCTGCGAGTGCTGCGGCCTCGAGGAGGAGTGCACCGGCGAGTACATCGGCGGCGTGAGGGCCTGCTTCGGGGGCCGGTGGCTGTGCGGGCTGTGCTCCGAGGCCGTCAAGTACGAGGCCGGCCGCAGCAAGCGCACCGTGGCGATGGGCGTGGAGGAGGCCGTGCGGGCGCACATGGCCTTCTGCGGCATGTTCAGGCGCGGCGGCCCCGCGGAGCGCGTGGCCGAGGGCATGTGCCGGATGCTTAGGCGCACCGCGTGCGAGAAGAACCGGACCACCTCATCGTCCTCGTCGCGGCCGACAGCGCTGGCGACGGTGGCGTCAGCGTCCGGGCACCACCGCGCCTCGGT